One window of Camelina sativa cultivar DH55 chromosome 4, Cs, whole genome shotgun sequence genomic DNA carries:
- the LOC104780050 gene encoding DNA repair protein UVH3 isoform X2, with the protein MGVQGLWELLAPVGRRVSVETLANKRLAIDASIWMVQFIKAMRDEKGDMVQNAHLIGFFRRICKLLFLRTKPIFVFDGATPALKRRTVIARRRQRENAQTKIRKTAEKLLLNRLKDMRLKEQAKDIKNQRLKQNDSDREKKRVSSDSVQDKLRDSAEQDDVGVSFSEKEKLDEISQASMVGENGVGDVVEESMKDDPKGKGVLLDGVDLDNKMKSNIEHDSSVQGKDYQEKLDEMLAASLVAEEEEQEQERNFTSKASTSAAAILSEEDDSDEDEEILLPVMDGNVDPAVLASLPPSMQLDLLGQMREKLMAENRQKYQKVKKAPEKFSELQIEAYLKTVAFRREINEVQRSAGGRAVGGVQTSRIASEANREFIFSSSFAGDKEVLVSAREGRNDENQKKTSRQSLPVPVKKASSLNKSDATIELDRDEPTNPDENIEIYKDERGRFRIRNRHMGIQMTRDIQRNLHLMKEKERTGSGSMAYNDETFGAWENFPTEDQFLENSPVEKDDVMNLEIPNDDSMVQNPSSIEISFDHDGGGKDLNDEDDMFLQLAAGGPVTISSTENDPKEDSSPWASDSDWEEVPIEQNTSATKLEVNSSNQLTPKDISNDEGAAREENSFELANNSTENDTVTKFTKGYLEEEADLQEAIKKSLLELYDKDSEVILLEENQSARVNHVDKPCQDSLCFRETVGDAEQEGFLDEITDLKTSGSINELSNTFVADNLDGQKGITKQFGTHSSSGSNKFSRDVRNELPKVESVISPEKAFNVASQSRMLSTMAKQHNEEGSESFGGESVKVSAMPIADEERTGFLGDTAICGGVEKGNVDGDSSIMMDDTGDYSRRKFQSPVTKFGDPSRDVIRSQIGILHDIDSHNENKQENHSNEHTFNIDSSIDLEGKGVPVEFSEANIEKEIRVLDQEFVSLGDEQRKLERNAESVSSEMFADCQELLQIFGIPYIIAPMEAEAQCAFMEQLDLVDGIVTDDSDVFLFGARSVYKNIFDDRKYVETYFMKDIEKELGLSRDKIIRMAMLLGSDYTEGISGIGIVNAIEVVTAFPEEDGLQKFREWVESPDPTILGKTDAKTGSKVKKRGSGSVDNKGITAGASTDDTEEIKQIFMDKHRKVSKNWNIPTTFPSEAVISAYLNPQVDRSTEIFSWGKPDLSVLRKLCWEKFGWNGKKTDDLLLPVLKEYEKRETQLRIEAFYSFNERFAKIRSKRINKAVKGIGGGLSSEGADHTLQEGPRKRNKKRVAPQETKDNNTSDKDSPKANEKVKNKRKCVEKPCTSRGRGRAQKRGRGRGRVQKDLFELSDGTSDDDDKVVELPAEPGNLQKMRRSTRSRNPVKYNAKEDDEVDESRSHGESPKENLEDDDEGRVGNVSAERTQNETTIDDASINNCPSEDYIETGGGFCVDEADETGDAHLEDKPTDDYRVIGGGFCVDEDEDETAEEDAEMLYMENEEVQKKGKRRNEEDNASSLEKNVEIDFGNSSVGGLSAMPFLKRKKRKS; encoded by the exons atgGGAGTGCAAGGTCTTTGGGAGCTTCTCGCTCCTGTAGGTCGCCGCGTCTCCGTCGAAACCTTAGCCAACAAACGATTAGCCATCG ATGCGAGTATATGGATGGTACAGTTTATCAAAGCGATGCGTGACGAGAAGGGAGATATGGTTCAGAACGCACACTTGATCGGATTTTTCCGAAGGATTTGTAAGCTTTTGTTCCTAAGAACTAAACCTATCTTCGTCTTTGACGGAGCAACTCCCGCATTAAAACGACGCACTGTTATTGCTCGTCGTCGTCAACGTGAGAACGCTCAGACCAAAATCCGCAAAACCGCTGAGAAATTGTTGCTTAATCGG CTTAAGGATATGAGGCTTAAGGAACAAGCTAAAGATATTAAGAATCAAAGACTGAAGCAGAATGATAGTGATAGAGAGAAGAAACGTGTGTCTTCTGATTCTGTGCAAGATAAGTTGCGAGATTCGGCAGAGCAAGATGATGTAGGGGTTAGTTTTTCTGAGAAGGAAAAGCTAGATGAGAT ATCTCAAGCATCTATGGTTGGAGAAAATGGTGTTGGTGATGTCGTCGAAGAGTCCATG AAGGATGATCCCAAGGGAAAGGGAGTTTTGTTGGATGGGGTTGACCTGGATAACAAAATGAAGAGTAATATTGAACATGATTCCTCAGTACAGGGGAAAGATTATCAGGAAAAGTTGGATGAGAT GTTGGCTGCATCCCTTGtagcagaagaggaagaacaagaacaagaacgaAACTTTACCAGCAAAGCATCAACTTCAGCTGCAGCTATCCTATCAGAGGAAGATGACAGTGACGAAGATGAGGAAATATTATTG CCAGTAATGGATGGGAATGTCGACCCAGCTGTTTTGGCTTCCCTTCCTCCATCCATGCAACTTGATCTCCTTGGTCAG ATGAGAGAAAAATTGATGGCAGAAAACAGGCAAAAGTACCAAAAGGTCAAGAAG GCCCCTGAAAAGTTTTCTGAATTGCAAATAGAAGCATACCTTAAAACTGTAGCCTTCCGTCGGGAAATAAATGAAGTTCAGAGATCTGCTGGTGGAAGGGCTGTTGGTGGAGTTCAAACTTCTAGGATAGCTTCGGAAGCCAACAGAGAGTTTATATTCTCATCTTCCTTTGCTGGTGATAAAGA agtACTTGTGTCTGCCAGAGAAGGAAGAAATgatgaaaaccaaaagaaaacgtCACGACAGTCTTTGCCAGTCCCCGTTAAGAAGGCTTCCTCGCTGAACAAATCAGATGCTACCATTGAGTTGGATAGGGATGAACCTACAAATCCTgatgaaaatattgaaatatataaagatGAAAGGGGGCGTTTTAGAATAAGGAACAGACACATGGGAATCCAAATGACACGTGATATCCAGAGGAACTTACATTTGAtgaaagaaaaggagagaacaGGTTCTGGTTCTATGGCTTACAATGACGAAACATTCGGCGCCTGGGAGAACTTTCCTACTGAGGACCAATTTCTTGAAAATTCACCTGTTGAGAAAGATGATGTCATGAACCTGGAGATCCCGAATGATGATTCCATGGTGCAAAATCCATCTTCAATAGAGATATCATTTGACCATGATGGTGGTGGAAAAGATCTCAATGACGAAGATGATATGTTTCTTCAGTTGGCAGCTGGAGGACCGGTGACAATCAGTTCTACAGAAAATGATCCTAAAGAAGACTCTTCACCATGGGCTTCTGACAGTGACTGGGAAGAAGTGCCTATTGAACAGAATACTTCTGCCACTAAGCTTGAAGTGAATTCAAGCAATCAGCTTACCCCCAAGGATATTAGTAACGATGAGGGTGCAGCAAGGGAAGAAAATAGTTTTGAACTTGCCAATAACTCCACCGAGAATGATACAGTTACAAAGTTCACAAAAGGCTATCTGGAGGAAGAAGCTGATCTGCAGGAGGCTATCAAGAAAAGTCTTCTTGAATTATATGATAAGGATTCTGAAGTTATCCTTCTTGAAGAAAATCAATCAGCAAGGGTAAACCATGTTGACAAGCCATGCCAAGATAGTCTTTGTTTCAGGGAAACCGTTGGTGATGCTGAACAAGAGGGATTTCTTGACGAAATAACAGACTTGAAAACCAGTGGATCTATAAATGAGCTTTCCAACACTTTTGTAGCGGACAATCTAGATGGTCAGAAAGGGATAACCAAACAGTTTGGTACACATTCTTCTTCTGGTTCTAATAAATTTAGCCGTGATGTGAGAAATGAATTGCCAAAGGTAGAGTCAGTTATCTCACCCGAGAAAGCATTTAATGTTGCTAGTCAAAGCCGCATGCTGTCCACCATGGCTAAACAGCACAATGAAGAAGGTTCTGAAAGTTTTGGTGGAGAATCTGTCAAAGTGTCTGCTATGCCCATAGCTGATGAGGAGAGAACTGGTTTTCTTGGTGACACAGCTATTTGCGGTGGTGTCGAAAAAGGTAATGTTGATGGTGACTCATCTATCATGATGGATGATACGGGAGATTATAGTAGACGCAAATTCCAGAGTCCTGTCACTAAATTTGGGGACCCTTCTCGTGATGTCATCAGATCGCAAATAGGGATACTACATGACATAGATTCACACAATGAAAATAAACAGGAAAATCACTCTAACGAGCACACTTTCAATATTGACAGTTCAATAGATTTAGAAGGGAAAGGTGTGCCTGTTGAATTTTCAGAAGCAAATATAGAGAAGGAAATTCGAGTTCTCGACCAAGAATTCGTAAGTTTAGGGGATGAACAGAGGAAACTTGAGCGGAATGCTGAATCTGTGAGCAGTGAGATGTTTGCAGATTGCCAG GAGCTACTCCAAATTTTTGGCATACCGTACATCATAGCTCCCATGGAAGCAGAGGCACAGTGTGCATTTATGGAACAATTAGACCTTGTTGATGGCATTGTCACTGACGATTCTGATGTATTCTTGTTTGGAGCAAGGAGCgtgtacaaaaatatttttgatgatCGCAAATATGTGGAGACATATTTTATGAAG GACATTGAGAAGGAGCTAGGCTTGAGCAGAGATAAAATTATCCGCATGGCAATGCTCCTAGGAAGTGATTACACAGAAGGAATCAG TGGTATTGGTATTGTCAATGCTATTGAAGTTGTGACTGCTTTTCCCGAGGAGGATGGGCTTCAGAAATTTCGTGAATGGGTTGAATCACCTGATCCTACCATTTTAGGAAAGACTGATGCAAAAACAGGTTCGAAGGTAAAGAAGCGTGGGTCTGGCTCTGTAGATAATAAAGGAATCACTGCAGGTGCCTCGACTGATGACACTGAAGAAATCAAGCAAATCTTCATGGATAAACAT AGAAAGGTAAGCAAGAACTGGAATATTCCAACAACTTTCCCTAGTGAGGCTGTTATTTCAGCCTACTTAAACCCACAAGTCGATCGGTCGACTGAAATTTTCTCGTGGGGCAAGCCTGATCTTTCAGTTCTTAGAAA GCTATGCTGGGAAAAGTTTGGTTGGAACGGCAAGAAAACAGATGATCTACTACTACCAGTTTTGAAGGAGTATGAAAAGCGCGAG ACGCAACTTCGGATAGAAGCTTTCTATTCCTTTAATGAAAGATTTGCAAAGATCCGTAGTAAAAGAATCAACAAAGCTGTCAAAGGAATTGGCGGAGGTCTATCGTCAGAAGGGGCTGATCATACTCTCCAGGAAGGTCCAAGAAAACGAAATAAGAAAAGAGTTGCTCCTCAAGAAACTAAAGATAACAACACTTCAGATAAAGACTCACCTAAAGCCAATGAgaaagtgaaaaacaaaaggaagtGCGTAGAAAAACCTTGTACTAGTAGAGGCAGAGGCAGAGCCCAGAAaagaggacgaggaagaggaagagtccAGAAAGATCTCTTTGAGCTATCAGACGGcacttctgatgatgatgacaaggTAGTAGAGTTGCCGGCAGAACCAGGCAATCTTCAAAAAATGCGAAGG TCAACACGATCTCGGAATCCTGTGAAATACAAtgcaaaagaagatgatgaagtggACGAGTCAAGAAGCCATGGAGAATCCCCTAAGGAGAATTTGGAAGATGATGACGAAGGCAGAGTAGGAAATGTCTCTGCAGAAAGAACACAGAATGAAACAACTATCGATGATGCATCAATCAACAATTGTCCTTCTGAAGATTATATTGAAACGGGAGGTGGGTTCTGTGTAGATGAAGCTGATGAGACTGGAGATGCTCATTTGGAAGATAAACCTACCGATGATTACAGAGTGATAGGTGGCGGATTCTgtgtagatgaagatgaagatgaaacagCAGAGGAAGATGCAGAGATGTTATATATGGAGAATGAAGAAGTACAAAAGAAAGGTAAACGTCGAAATGAAGAAGATAACGCATCATCACTGGAGAAAAATGTTGAGATTGATTTTGGGAATTCTTCAGTTGGGGGATTAAGTGCTATGCCTTtcttgaagagaaagaaaagaaagagctGA
- the LOC104780050 gene encoding DNA repair protein UVH3 isoform X1, producing MGVQGLWELLAPVGRRVSVETLANKRLAIGNNLRRSNLNCILFFFFFLSSNSKVLIDDVADASIWMVQFIKAMRDEKGDMVQNAHLIGFFRRICKLLFLRTKPIFVFDGATPALKRRTVIARRRQRENAQTKIRKTAEKLLLNRLKDMRLKEQAKDIKNQRLKQNDSDREKKRVSSDSVQDKLRDSAEQDDVGVSFSEKEKLDEISQASMVGENGVGDVVEESMKDDPKGKGVLLDGVDLDNKMKSNIEHDSSVQGKDYQEKLDEMLAASLVAEEEEQEQERNFTSKASTSAAAILSEEDDSDEDEEILLPVMDGNVDPAVLASLPPSMQLDLLGQMREKLMAENRQKYQKVKKAPEKFSELQIEAYLKTVAFRREINEVQRSAGGRAVGGVQTSRIASEANREFIFSSSFAGDKEVLVSAREGRNDENQKKTSRQSLPVPVKKASSLNKSDATIELDRDEPTNPDENIEIYKDERGRFRIRNRHMGIQMTRDIQRNLHLMKEKERTGSGSMAYNDETFGAWENFPTEDQFLENSPVEKDDVMNLEIPNDDSMVQNPSSIEISFDHDGGGKDLNDEDDMFLQLAAGGPVTISSTENDPKEDSSPWASDSDWEEVPIEQNTSATKLEVNSSNQLTPKDISNDEGAAREENSFELANNSTENDTVTKFTKGYLEEEADLQEAIKKSLLELYDKDSEVILLEENQSARVNHVDKPCQDSLCFRETVGDAEQEGFLDEITDLKTSGSINELSNTFVADNLDGQKGITKQFGTHSSSGSNKFSRDVRNELPKVESVISPEKAFNVASQSRMLSTMAKQHNEEGSESFGGESVKVSAMPIADEERTGFLGDTAICGGVEKGNVDGDSSIMMDDTGDYSRRKFQSPVTKFGDPSRDVIRSQIGILHDIDSHNENKQENHSNEHTFNIDSSIDLEGKGVPVEFSEANIEKEIRVLDQEFVSLGDEQRKLERNAESVSSEMFADCQELLQIFGIPYIIAPMEAEAQCAFMEQLDLVDGIVTDDSDVFLFGARSVYKNIFDDRKYVETYFMKDIEKELGLSRDKIIRMAMLLGSDYTEGISGIGIVNAIEVVTAFPEEDGLQKFREWVESPDPTILGKTDAKTGSKVKKRGSGSVDNKGITAGASTDDTEEIKQIFMDKHRKVSKNWNIPTTFPSEAVISAYLNPQVDRSTEIFSWGKPDLSVLRKLCWEKFGWNGKKTDDLLLPVLKEYEKRETQLRIEAFYSFNERFAKIRSKRINKAVKGIGGGLSSEGADHTLQEGPRKRNKKRVAPQETKDNNTSDKDSPKANEKVKNKRKCVEKPCTSRGRGRAQKRGRGRGRVQKDLFELSDGTSDDDDKVVELPAEPGNLQKMRRSTRSRNPVKYNAKEDDEVDESRSHGESPKENLEDDDEGRVGNVSAERTQNETTIDDASINNCPSEDYIETGGGFCVDEADETGDAHLEDKPTDDYRVIGGGFCVDEDEDETAEEDAEMLYMENEEVQKKGKRRNEEDNASSLEKNVEIDFGNSSVGGLSAMPFLKRKKRKS from the exons atgGGAGTGCAAGGTCTTTGGGAGCTTCTCGCTCCTGTAGGTCGCCGCGTCTCCGTCGAAACCTTAGCCAACAAACGATTAGCCATCGGTAACAATCTCCGACGATCCAACTTGaattgtattctttttttttttttctttctttcctcgAATTCGAAGGTATTAATTGATGATGTTGCAGATGCGAGTATATGGATGGTACAGTTTATCAAAGCGATGCGTGACGAGAAGGGAGATATGGTTCAGAACGCACACTTGATCGGATTTTTCCGAAGGATTTGTAAGCTTTTGTTCCTAAGAACTAAACCTATCTTCGTCTTTGACGGAGCAACTCCCGCATTAAAACGACGCACTGTTATTGCTCGTCGTCGTCAACGTGAGAACGCTCAGACCAAAATCCGCAAAACCGCTGAGAAATTGTTGCTTAATCGG CTTAAGGATATGAGGCTTAAGGAACAAGCTAAAGATATTAAGAATCAAAGACTGAAGCAGAATGATAGTGATAGAGAGAAGAAACGTGTGTCTTCTGATTCTGTGCAAGATAAGTTGCGAGATTCGGCAGAGCAAGATGATGTAGGGGTTAGTTTTTCTGAGAAGGAAAAGCTAGATGAGAT ATCTCAAGCATCTATGGTTGGAGAAAATGGTGTTGGTGATGTCGTCGAAGAGTCCATG AAGGATGATCCCAAGGGAAAGGGAGTTTTGTTGGATGGGGTTGACCTGGATAACAAAATGAAGAGTAATATTGAACATGATTCCTCAGTACAGGGGAAAGATTATCAGGAAAAGTTGGATGAGAT GTTGGCTGCATCCCTTGtagcagaagaggaagaacaagaacaagaacgaAACTTTACCAGCAAAGCATCAACTTCAGCTGCAGCTATCCTATCAGAGGAAGATGACAGTGACGAAGATGAGGAAATATTATTG CCAGTAATGGATGGGAATGTCGACCCAGCTGTTTTGGCTTCCCTTCCTCCATCCATGCAACTTGATCTCCTTGGTCAG ATGAGAGAAAAATTGATGGCAGAAAACAGGCAAAAGTACCAAAAGGTCAAGAAG GCCCCTGAAAAGTTTTCTGAATTGCAAATAGAAGCATACCTTAAAACTGTAGCCTTCCGTCGGGAAATAAATGAAGTTCAGAGATCTGCTGGTGGAAGGGCTGTTGGTGGAGTTCAAACTTCTAGGATAGCTTCGGAAGCCAACAGAGAGTTTATATTCTCATCTTCCTTTGCTGGTGATAAAGA agtACTTGTGTCTGCCAGAGAAGGAAGAAATgatgaaaaccaaaagaaaacgtCACGACAGTCTTTGCCAGTCCCCGTTAAGAAGGCTTCCTCGCTGAACAAATCAGATGCTACCATTGAGTTGGATAGGGATGAACCTACAAATCCTgatgaaaatattgaaatatataaagatGAAAGGGGGCGTTTTAGAATAAGGAACAGACACATGGGAATCCAAATGACACGTGATATCCAGAGGAACTTACATTTGAtgaaagaaaaggagagaacaGGTTCTGGTTCTATGGCTTACAATGACGAAACATTCGGCGCCTGGGAGAACTTTCCTACTGAGGACCAATTTCTTGAAAATTCACCTGTTGAGAAAGATGATGTCATGAACCTGGAGATCCCGAATGATGATTCCATGGTGCAAAATCCATCTTCAATAGAGATATCATTTGACCATGATGGTGGTGGAAAAGATCTCAATGACGAAGATGATATGTTTCTTCAGTTGGCAGCTGGAGGACCGGTGACAATCAGTTCTACAGAAAATGATCCTAAAGAAGACTCTTCACCATGGGCTTCTGACAGTGACTGGGAAGAAGTGCCTATTGAACAGAATACTTCTGCCACTAAGCTTGAAGTGAATTCAAGCAATCAGCTTACCCCCAAGGATATTAGTAACGATGAGGGTGCAGCAAGGGAAGAAAATAGTTTTGAACTTGCCAATAACTCCACCGAGAATGATACAGTTACAAAGTTCACAAAAGGCTATCTGGAGGAAGAAGCTGATCTGCAGGAGGCTATCAAGAAAAGTCTTCTTGAATTATATGATAAGGATTCTGAAGTTATCCTTCTTGAAGAAAATCAATCAGCAAGGGTAAACCATGTTGACAAGCCATGCCAAGATAGTCTTTGTTTCAGGGAAACCGTTGGTGATGCTGAACAAGAGGGATTTCTTGACGAAATAACAGACTTGAAAACCAGTGGATCTATAAATGAGCTTTCCAACACTTTTGTAGCGGACAATCTAGATGGTCAGAAAGGGATAACCAAACAGTTTGGTACACATTCTTCTTCTGGTTCTAATAAATTTAGCCGTGATGTGAGAAATGAATTGCCAAAGGTAGAGTCAGTTATCTCACCCGAGAAAGCATTTAATGTTGCTAGTCAAAGCCGCATGCTGTCCACCATGGCTAAACAGCACAATGAAGAAGGTTCTGAAAGTTTTGGTGGAGAATCTGTCAAAGTGTCTGCTATGCCCATAGCTGATGAGGAGAGAACTGGTTTTCTTGGTGACACAGCTATTTGCGGTGGTGTCGAAAAAGGTAATGTTGATGGTGACTCATCTATCATGATGGATGATACGGGAGATTATAGTAGACGCAAATTCCAGAGTCCTGTCACTAAATTTGGGGACCCTTCTCGTGATGTCATCAGATCGCAAATAGGGATACTACATGACATAGATTCACACAATGAAAATAAACAGGAAAATCACTCTAACGAGCACACTTTCAATATTGACAGTTCAATAGATTTAGAAGGGAAAGGTGTGCCTGTTGAATTTTCAGAAGCAAATATAGAGAAGGAAATTCGAGTTCTCGACCAAGAATTCGTAAGTTTAGGGGATGAACAGAGGAAACTTGAGCGGAATGCTGAATCTGTGAGCAGTGAGATGTTTGCAGATTGCCAG GAGCTACTCCAAATTTTTGGCATACCGTACATCATAGCTCCCATGGAAGCAGAGGCACAGTGTGCATTTATGGAACAATTAGACCTTGTTGATGGCATTGTCACTGACGATTCTGATGTATTCTTGTTTGGAGCAAGGAGCgtgtacaaaaatatttttgatgatCGCAAATATGTGGAGACATATTTTATGAAG GACATTGAGAAGGAGCTAGGCTTGAGCAGAGATAAAATTATCCGCATGGCAATGCTCCTAGGAAGTGATTACACAGAAGGAATCAG TGGTATTGGTATTGTCAATGCTATTGAAGTTGTGACTGCTTTTCCCGAGGAGGATGGGCTTCAGAAATTTCGTGAATGGGTTGAATCACCTGATCCTACCATTTTAGGAAAGACTGATGCAAAAACAGGTTCGAAGGTAAAGAAGCGTGGGTCTGGCTCTGTAGATAATAAAGGAATCACTGCAGGTGCCTCGACTGATGACACTGAAGAAATCAAGCAAATCTTCATGGATAAACAT AGAAAGGTAAGCAAGAACTGGAATATTCCAACAACTTTCCCTAGTGAGGCTGTTATTTCAGCCTACTTAAACCCACAAGTCGATCGGTCGACTGAAATTTTCTCGTGGGGCAAGCCTGATCTTTCAGTTCTTAGAAA GCTATGCTGGGAAAAGTTTGGTTGGAACGGCAAGAAAACAGATGATCTACTACTACCAGTTTTGAAGGAGTATGAAAAGCGCGAG ACGCAACTTCGGATAGAAGCTTTCTATTCCTTTAATGAAAGATTTGCAAAGATCCGTAGTAAAAGAATCAACAAAGCTGTCAAAGGAATTGGCGGAGGTCTATCGTCAGAAGGGGCTGATCATACTCTCCAGGAAGGTCCAAGAAAACGAAATAAGAAAAGAGTTGCTCCTCAAGAAACTAAAGATAACAACACTTCAGATAAAGACTCACCTAAAGCCAATGAgaaagtgaaaaacaaaaggaagtGCGTAGAAAAACCTTGTACTAGTAGAGGCAGAGGCAGAGCCCAGAAaagaggacgaggaagaggaagagtccAGAAAGATCTCTTTGAGCTATCAGACGGcacttctgatgatgatgacaaggTAGTAGAGTTGCCGGCAGAACCAGGCAATCTTCAAAAAATGCGAAGG TCAACACGATCTCGGAATCCTGTGAAATACAAtgcaaaagaagatgatgaagtggACGAGTCAAGAAGCCATGGAGAATCCCCTAAGGAGAATTTGGAAGATGATGACGAAGGCAGAGTAGGAAATGTCTCTGCAGAAAGAACACAGAATGAAACAACTATCGATGATGCATCAATCAACAATTGTCCTTCTGAAGATTATATTGAAACGGGAGGTGGGTTCTGTGTAGATGAAGCTGATGAGACTGGAGATGCTCATTTGGAAGATAAACCTACCGATGATTACAGAGTGATAGGTGGCGGATTCTgtgtagatgaagatgaagatgaaacagCAGAGGAAGATGCAGAGATGTTATATATGGAGAATGAAGAAGTACAAAAGAAAGGTAAACGTCGAAATGAAGAAGATAACGCATCATCACTGGAGAAAAATGTTGAGATTGATTTTGGGAATTCTTCAGTTGGGGGATTAAGTGCTATGCCTTtcttgaagagaaagaaaagaaagagctGA